The proteins below come from a single Impatiens glandulifera unplaced genomic scaffold, dImpGla2.1, whole genome shotgun sequence genomic window:
- the LOC124918398 gene encoding alpha-glucan phosphorylase 2, cytosolic-like translates to MKRGKIQQTPRTVIIGGKAFATYTNAKRIVKLVNDVGAVVNTDPQVNNYLKVVFVPNYNVSVAEMLIPGSELSQQIREEIGNENFFLSGATADQVPKLL, encoded by the exons ATGAAGAGAGGAAAAATACAACAAACCCCAAGAACAGTGATTATTGGAGGAAAAGCATTTGCAACATATACAAATGCAAAAAGGATTGTTAAACTTGTGAATGATGTTGGTGCTGTGGTAAATACTGATCCACAGGTCAACAACTATTTGAAG GTTGTGTTTGTCCCGAATTACAATGTATCTGTTGCGGAGATGCTTATTCCAGGAAGTGAGTTATCGCAGCAAATAAGAGAAGAGATTGGAAATGAGAATTTCTTTCTGTCTGGCGCAACTGCTGATCAAGTCCCCAAGCTTCTGTAA